In a genomic window of Punica granatum isolate Tunisia-2019 chromosome 6, ASM765513v2, whole genome shotgun sequence:
- the LOC116210002 gene encoding protein LOW PSII ACCUMULATION 1, chloroplastic-like has protein sequence MAVANLSLNHQVLCFRASYSRTEPWLSSAGATLFKLPKNARFSSAVTCSSSTSQPQEANTQTAESCVNTGLQLFSKGRVKEALNQFETALTLNPNSVEAQAALYNKACCHAYRGEGKKAADCLRLALREYNLKFGTILNDPDLASFRALPEFKELQEEARLGGEDIGYSFRRDLKLISEVQAPFRGVRRFFSVALSAAAGISLFFTVPRLIRAIQGGEGAPDLIETAQNVAINIGGIIVLVAIFLWDNKKEEEQLAQISRDETLSRLPLRLSTNRVVELVQLRDTVRPVILAGKKETIALAIQKAEKFRTELVRRGVLLIPVIWGEGREPQVEKKGFGASPKAATALPSIGEDFEKRAQSITAKSRLKAEVRLKAEVVSPAEWERWIRDQQKSEGVTPGEDVYIILRLDGRVRRSGKGMPDWQQIVKELPLMEALLSKLER, from the exons ATGGCTGTCGCTAACCTTTCACTGAACCACCAAGTCCTCTGCTTCAGAGCCTCATATTCAAGAACAGAGCCATGGCTTTCCAGCGCGGGAGCAACCCTCTTCAAGCTCCCGAAGAATGCCCGCTTCTCCTCCGCAGTCACTTGCTCTTCTTCCACTTCCCAGCCCCAAGAAGCCAACACCCAGACCGCGGAGTCTTGCGTCAACACGGGCCTCCAACTCTTCTCGAAAGGCCGG GTTAAAGAAGCTCTGAACCAGTTTGAAACGGCTCTCACATTGAATCCTAATTCCGTGGAGGCACAGGCGGCACTATATAACAAAGCTTGCTGCCATGCCTACAG AGGGGAAGGAAAGAAAGCAGCGGATTGCTTACGTTTAGCTCTAAGGGAGTACAACCTTAAGTTTGGCACTATTCTCAATGACCCAGACTTGGCATCCTTCAGAGCACTGCCTGAATTCAAGGAACTTCAGGAAGAG GCTAGATTAGGTGGAGAAGATATAGGCTACAGTTTCCGAAGAGATCTGAAGCTCATCAGTGAAGTCCAAGCACCATTCCGTGGGGTTCGAAGATTCTTTTCTGTTGCACTCTCTGCAGCTGCTGGGatttcattgtttttcactGTACCAAGGCTAATTCGCGCAATTCAAGGTGGAGAAGGTGCTCCCGACCTCATAGAAACTGCTCAAAATGTTGCCATAAACATCGGAG GTATAATTGTTCTTGTTGCGATATTTCTCTGGGACAACAAAAAGGAGGAAGAGCAGCTCGCACAAATATCCCGAGATGAGACTTTGTCGAGGTTGCCTCTGCGCCTCTCAACTAATCGAGTGGTTGAACTCGTGCAGCTCAGAGATACAGTTAGACCA GTTATTTTGgcaggaaagaaagaaacgaTTGCCTTGGCAATTCAGAAAGCTGAAAAATTTCGAACTGAGCTCGTTAGACGAGGTGTTCTTCTAATTCCAGTTATATGGGGCGAAGGAAGAGAACCACAAGTCGAGAAAAAGGGCTTTGGTGCCTCTCCCAAGGCAGCTACTGCTCTGCCTTCTATTGGG GAAGATTTCGAAAAACGGGCTCAATCCATAACTGCAAAATCAAGATTGAAAGCCGAAGTAAGACTTAAGGCGGAGGTTGTGTCACCGGCCGAATGGGAAAG GTGGATAAGAGATCAGCAAAAATCCGAAGGAGTGACTCCTGGGGAGGATGTTTACATTATACTGCGACTTGATGGCCGTGTACGGAGATCAGGCAAA GGCATGCCTGATTGGCAACAAATCGTGAAGGAGCTGCCGCTGATGGAAGCATTACTAAGCAAGCTCGAAAGGTAG
- the LOC116209805 gene encoding thiamine pyrophosphokinase 1-like isoform X2, giving the protein MEVVHHSSAFLLPSVAPDHRPSLNYALIVLNQRLPRFTPLLWQHAQLRLCADGGANRVFDEMPGLFPHEDAVAVRNRYKPDVIKGDMDSVRTDVVDFYIKLGTKVVDASHDQDTTDLHKCVSFICDFTPDLEKSKLCILVAGALGGRFDHEVGNINVLCRFKDTRIILISDDCLIHLLPKAQNHEIHVLSSVVGPHCGLIPIGMPSRSTTTTGLQWDLSDTEMKFGGLVSTSNIAKGETVTVHSDSDLLWTISIKKSQDSSP; this is encoded by the exons ATGGAAGTCGTCCACCACTCCTCCGCCTTCCTCCTCCCCTCGGTCGCCCCCGACCACCGCCCGTCCCTCAACTACGCCCTCATCGTCCTCAACCAGCGCCTCCCCCGCTTCACTCCCCTCCTCTGGCAGCACG CACAGCTGCGGCTCTGCGCTGATGGAGGCGCCAACCGGGTGTTTGACGAAATGCCCGGCTTGTTCCCTCACGAAGACGCTGTTGCCGTCAGAAACCG GTACAAACCGGATGTTATCAAAGGTGACATGGATTCTGTTAGAACAGATGTGGTGGATTTTTACATCAAACTG GGAACTAAAGTTGTAGATGCATCTCATGATCAGGACACCACTGATTTGCACAAATGTGTGTCCTTCATCTGTGATTTCACTCCCGACCTAGAAAAATCTAAG TTATGTATCTTAGTTGCGGGAGCACTAGGTGGACGATTTGACCATGAGGTTGGAAATATCAATGTTCTATGCCGCTTCAAGGATACAAGAATAATCCTTATATCTGATGATTGCCTGATACATCTGCTTCCAAAAGCCCAGAATCATGAGATCCATGTTTTGTCATCTGTTGTGGGTCCACACTGCGGACTTATTCCAATTGGGATGCCATCTAGAAGTACTACAACAACCGGTCTCCAGTGGGATCTCA GCGATACAGAGATGAAGTTTGGAGGGTTAGTTAGTACATCAAACATTGCAAAGGGGGAGACTGTCACTGTGCATTCTGATTCTGATCTGCTTTGGACCATATCGATCAAAAAGTCCCAAGACAGTTCGCCGTAA
- the LOC116209805 gene encoding thiamine pyrophosphokinase 1-like isoform X3, whose protein sequence is MEVVHHSSAFLLPSVAPDHRPSLNYALIVLNQRLPRFTPLLWQHEQHSCGSALMEAPTGCLTKCPACSLTKTLLPSETGMISFRYKPDVIKGDMDSVRTDVVDFYIKLGTKVVDASHDQDTTDLHKCVSFICDFTPDLEKSKLCILVAGALGGRFDHEVGNINVLCRFKDTRIILISDDCLIHLLPKAQNHEIHVLSSVVGPHCGLIPIGMPSRSTTTTGLQWDLR, encoded by the exons ATGGAAGTCGTCCACCACTCCTCCGCCTTCCTCCTCCCCTCGGTCGCCCCCGACCACCGCCCGTCCCTCAACTACGCCCTCATCGTCCTCAACCAGCGCCTCCCCCGCTTCACTCCCCTCCTCTGGCAGCACG AGCAGCACAGCTGCGGCTCTGCGCTGATGGAGGCGCCAACCGGGTGTTTGACGAAATGCCCGGCTTGTTCCCTCACGAAGACGCTGTTGCCGTCAGAAACCG GGATG ATTTCTTTCAGGTACAAACCGGATGTTATCAAAGGTGACATGGATTCTGTTAGAACAGATGTGGTGGATTTTTACATCAAACTG GGAACTAAAGTTGTAGATGCATCTCATGATCAGGACACCACTGATTTGCACAAATGTGTGTCCTTCATCTGTGATTTCACTCCCGACCTAGAAAAATCTAAG TTATGTATCTTAGTTGCGGGAGCACTAGGTGGACGATTTGACCATGAGGTTGGAAATATCAATGTTCTATGCCGCTTCAAGGATACAAGAATAATCCTTATATCTGATGATTGCCTGATACATCTGCTTCCAAAAGCCCAGAATCATGAGATCCATGTTTTGTCATCTGTTGTGGGTCCACACTGCGGACTTATTCCAATTGGGATGCCATCTAGAAGTACTACAACAACCGGTCTCCAGTGGGATCTCA GGTGA
- the LOC116209805 gene encoding thiamine pyrophosphokinase 1-like isoform X1 — protein sequence MEVVHHSSAFLLPSVAPDHRPSLNYALIVLNQRLPRFTPLLWQHEQHSCGSALMEAPTGCLTKCPACSLTKTLLPSETGMISFRYKPDVIKGDMDSVRTDVVDFYIKLGTKVVDASHDQDTTDLHKCVSFICDFTPDLEKSKLCILVAGALGGRFDHEVGNINVLCRFKDTRIILISDDCLIHLLPKAQNHEIHVLSSVVGPHCGLIPIGMPSRSTTTTGLQWDLSDTEMKFGGLVSTSNIAKGETVTVHSDSDLLWTISIKKSQDSSP from the exons ATGGAAGTCGTCCACCACTCCTCCGCCTTCCTCCTCCCCTCGGTCGCCCCCGACCACCGCCCGTCCCTCAACTACGCCCTCATCGTCCTCAACCAGCGCCTCCCCCGCTTCACTCCCCTCCTCTGGCAGCACG AGCAGCACAGCTGCGGCTCTGCGCTGATGGAGGCGCCAACCGGGTGTTTGACGAAATGCCCGGCTTGTTCCCTCACGAAGACGCTGTTGCCGTCAGAAACCG GGATG ATTTCTTTCAGGTACAAACCGGATGTTATCAAAGGTGACATGGATTCTGTTAGAACAGATGTGGTGGATTTTTACATCAAACTG GGAACTAAAGTTGTAGATGCATCTCATGATCAGGACACCACTGATTTGCACAAATGTGTGTCCTTCATCTGTGATTTCACTCCCGACCTAGAAAAATCTAAG TTATGTATCTTAGTTGCGGGAGCACTAGGTGGACGATTTGACCATGAGGTTGGAAATATCAATGTTCTATGCCGCTTCAAGGATACAAGAATAATCCTTATATCTGATGATTGCCTGATACATCTGCTTCCAAAAGCCCAGAATCATGAGATCCATGTTTTGTCATCTGTTGTGGGTCCACACTGCGGACTTATTCCAATTGGGATGCCATCTAGAAGTACTACAACAACCGGTCTCCAGTGGGATCTCA GCGATACAGAGATGAAGTTTGGAGGGTTAGTTAGTACATCAAACATTGCAAAGGGGGAGACTGTCACTGTGCATTCTGATTCTGATCTGCTTTGGACCATATCGATCAAAAAGTCCCAAGACAGTTCGCCGTAA
- the LOC116209805 gene encoding thiamine pyrophosphokinase 1-like isoform X4, with protein sequence MPGLFPHEDAVAVRNRYKPDVIKGDMDSVRTDVVDFYIKLGTKVVDASHDQDTTDLHKCVSFICDFTPDLEKSKLCILVAGALGGRFDHEVGNINVLCRFKDTRIILISDDCLIHLLPKAQNHEIHVLSSVVGPHCGLIPIGMPSRSTTTTGLQWDLSDTEMKFGGLVSTSNIAKGETVTVHSDSDLLWTISIKKSQDSSP encoded by the exons ATGCCCGGCTTGTTCCCTCACGAAGACGCTGTTGCCGTCAGAAACCG GTACAAACCGGATGTTATCAAAGGTGACATGGATTCTGTTAGAACAGATGTGGTGGATTTTTACATCAAACTG GGAACTAAAGTTGTAGATGCATCTCATGATCAGGACACCACTGATTTGCACAAATGTGTGTCCTTCATCTGTGATTTCACTCCCGACCTAGAAAAATCTAAG TTATGTATCTTAGTTGCGGGAGCACTAGGTGGACGATTTGACCATGAGGTTGGAAATATCAATGTTCTATGCCGCTTCAAGGATACAAGAATAATCCTTATATCTGATGATTGCCTGATACATCTGCTTCCAAAAGCCCAGAATCATGAGATCCATGTTTTGTCATCTGTTGTGGGTCCACACTGCGGACTTATTCCAATTGGGATGCCATCTAGAAGTACTACAACAACCGGTCTCCAGTGGGATCTCA GCGATACAGAGATGAAGTTTGGAGGGTTAGTTAGTACATCAAACATTGCAAAGGGGGAGACTGTCACTGTGCATTCTGATTCTGATCTGCTTTGGACCATATCGATCAAAAAGTCCCAAGACAGTTCGCCGTAA
- the LOC116209805 gene encoding thiamine pyrophosphokinase 1-like isoform X5, which yields MDSVRTDVVDFYIKLGTKVVDASHDQDTTDLHKCVSFICDFTPDLEKSKLCILVAGALGGRFDHEVGNINVLCRFKDTRIILISDDCLIHLLPKAQNHEIHVLSSVVGPHCGLIPIGMPSRSTTTTGLQWDLSDTEMKFGGLVSTSNIAKGETVTVHSDSDLLWTISIKKSQDSSP from the exons ATGGATTCTGTTAGAACAGATGTGGTGGATTTTTACATCAAACTG GGAACTAAAGTTGTAGATGCATCTCATGATCAGGACACCACTGATTTGCACAAATGTGTGTCCTTCATCTGTGATTTCACTCCCGACCTAGAAAAATCTAAG TTATGTATCTTAGTTGCGGGAGCACTAGGTGGACGATTTGACCATGAGGTTGGAAATATCAATGTTCTATGCCGCTTCAAGGATACAAGAATAATCCTTATATCTGATGATTGCCTGATACATCTGCTTCCAAAAGCCCAGAATCATGAGATCCATGTTTTGTCATCTGTTGTGGGTCCACACTGCGGACTTATTCCAATTGGGATGCCATCTAGAAGTACTACAACAACCGGTCTCCAGTGGGATCTCA GCGATACAGAGATGAAGTTTGGAGGGTTAGTTAGTACATCAAACATTGCAAAGGGGGAGACTGTCACTGTGCATTCTGATTCTGATCTGCTTTGGACCATATCGATCAAAAAGTCCCAAGACAGTTCGCCGTAA